In Daphnia pulex isolate KAP4 chromosome 7, ASM2113471v1, one genomic interval encodes:
- the LOC124196880 gene encoding hepatitis A virus cellular receptor 1-like has translation TPTTTTTPTTTTTPTTTTTPTTTTTPTTTTTPTTTTTPTTTTTPTTTTTPTTTTTPTTTTTPTTTTTPTTSTTPTTTTTPTTTTKSTTTTSPTTTTTTTTIPTSTANPTSTTTPTTTTFPTTTTTTTTSTTKPTTTTTTSTTKPTTSPTATSTTIKTTTPATTSTTPSSSSQTFSFLSLSLVSVSFLVSLTIGQH, from the coding sequence actccaacaaccactactacaccaacaaccactactacaccaacaaccacaacgactccaacaaccactactacaccaacaaccactactacaccaacaaccacaactactccaacaaccactactacaccaacaaccactactactccaacaaccactactacaccaacaactactactactccaacaaccactactacaccaacaacctcaactactccaacaaccactactacaccaacaaccacaactaAATCAACAACCACGACTtcaccaacaaccacaactacAACCACAACTATTCCAACATCCACAGCTAATCCAACATCCACAactacaccaacaaccacaacatttCCAACGACGAccacaactacaacaacttCCACAACTAAACCaaccacgacaacaacaacttccaCAACGAAACCAACAACGAGTCCGACAGCAACTTCAACCACgatcaaaacaacaaccccTGCTACTACATCTACGACACCGTCGTCAAGCAGCCAaaccttttcctttctctccttGTCGCTTGTTTCAGTCAGTTTCCTGGTCAGCTTAACGATTGGACAGCATTAA
- the LOC124196871 gene encoding chymotrypsin-like elastase family member 2A yields MSNSAIFLVLLFLGILAFLAESTQQAPTFECGRPKFTSRIAGGSESHPGQFPWMAHIQMKSNIDGLLFTCGGTLISDRHVLTAAHCVQNENDLRNRIVNITLGAHDINNDDGHHQKFVWNRIVFYSNWNVESDVAIVTLSRPVNFTDYVQPACLPFEDDLDHVNDSVVLTGWGQHDSSGSFSSVLRQTETTIISSFGTDGQCQQAAGIGNFSGDNVVCSDGSQGHRFHYGDDGGPMNFYNAECGRWFVLGVAGRGNSFDDGINGPNIFTRVQAHLEFIQNHTRVSSLADCSSTTNGTEPTTTTGPTTSTTQKITTTSTEKTTTSTTTASTTDQPVTFSCAGKPNGNYPNPASSCSSTFYTCSNGNAYLFNCASNLVYREEIGVCDWPSNVAGCY; encoded by the exons atgagcaaCTCTgcgatttttttggttttgctgTTTCTAGGCATTTTGGCTTTCCTGGCCGAGTCAACCCAACAAG cgCCAACATTTGAATGCGGCCGGCCGAAATTCACGTCGAGGATTGCGGGAGGAAGTGAGTCCCATCCCGGCCAGTTCCCGTGGATGGCCCACATCCAAATGAAAAGTAATATTGACGGGCTATTATTCACTTGTGGGGGGACCCTCATCAGCGATCGACACGTCCTAACAGCTGCCCACTGCGTCCAAAACGAAAACGATTTAAGGAATAGAATTGTGAACATCACCCTGGGAGCCCACGACATTaacaacgacgacggccaCCATCAGAAATTCGTCTGGAATCGAATTGTCTTTTATTCGAACTGGAATGTGGAGAGCGACGTCGCCATCGTCACACTTTCCAGACCAGTCAATTTCACAG ATTACGTTCAACCGGCTTGTCTGCCATTTGAAGATGATCTGGATCACGTCAACGATTCCGTCGTCCTCACCGGATGGGGACAACACGATTCATCCGGTTCTTTCAGTTCCGTTTTGCGCCAAACGGAAACGACCATCATCTCTTCGTTTGGGACCGACGGCCAGTGCCAACAAGCGGCCGGAATTGGCAACTTCTCCGGCGACAACGTCGTCTGCAGCGACGGATCTCAAGGGCATCGTTTCCACTAC GGCGATGATGGAGGGCCGATGAATTTCTACAACGCGGAATGCGGCAGATGGTTCGTCCTCGGAGTAGCCGGAAGGGGAAATTCTTTTGACGACGGAATCAATGGGCCAAATATTTTTACACGGGTCCAGGCTCACCTGgaattcattcaaaatcaCACGAGAGTTTCCAGTCTAGCCGACTGTTCATCGACGACAAACGGCACTGaaccgacgacgacaacagggccaacaacatcaacaactcAAAAGATAACAACAACGTCGACTGAGAAGACAACAACTTCAACCACCACGGCATCAACCACCGACCAACCGGTAACATTCAGCTGCGCTGGTAAACCGAACGGCAACTACCCCAATCCAGCCTCCAGCTGCTCTAGCACATTTTACACGTGCTCAAACGGGAACGCTTATCTCTTC AACTGCGCTTCTAATTTGGTTTATCGGGAGGAAATTGGCGTCTGTGACTGGCCTTCAAACGTGGCCGGATGCTATTAA
- the LOC124196879 gene encoding extensin-2-like has protein sequence MDEQLQCTLPKCILLRIISTQSVDDGVVLLPFVVSLKAGSITGVPMSPECGGYQSSTPLPYYTTTTFASTGYYTEAHNYYITKAPEYYTADNASPSYIIKDPEYYTEAPKCYTTKSPEYYTYVAPAYYTEVSKNYLVPSYYTEAPTNYTTKAVEYYTESPNYYTTKAPEYYTTTCATPSHYTEAPKYYSAPSYTTATEAAKYYAAPTNYTADVPSYYVEPEYYTEAPVYYTTTYATPTTHYTEAPMYYTTKAAEYYNTTYAAPTNYTEAPKYNSIPSYYTTKAPDTPYASPTYYRDVSKY, from the exons ATGGATGAACAACTGCAGTGTACTCTTCCCAAGTGCATTCTTCTTCGTATTATCAGTACGcaatcgg TTGATGATGGTGTTGTGCTGTTGCCGTTTGTCGTATCGTTGAAGGCTGGCTcgatcactggtgtaccgatgtctcctgagTGTGGTGGATACCAAAGCTCCACACCGctgccttactacacaacgacaacattcgcatcaaccggttactacactgaggctcaCAATTACTACatcaccaaggctccagaataTTACACCGCAGATAACgcttccccgagctacatcATCAAAgatcctgagtactacaccgaggctcccaagtgctacaccaccaagtcaccggagtactacacgtatgttgccccagcttactacaccgaggtttcCAAGAATTATTTagttcctagctactacaccgaggctccaactaattacaccaccaaagcggttgaatactacaccgagtcacccaattactacaccaccaaggctccagagtattacaccacaacttgtgctaccccgagccactacaccgaagccccgaagtattactctgccccaagCTACACAACtgcaactgaggcggccaagtattacgcagccCCGACTAACTACACAGCGGATGttccttcgtactacgttgaaccggaatactacaccgaggctccagtttactacaccacaacctacgctacacctactacacactacaccgaggcccctatgtactacactaccaaggcaGCTGAGTATTATAacactacttacgctgctccgaccaactacaccgaagctccgaagtatAACTCTatcccgagttactacaccactaaggcacctgacACACCCTACGCTTCTCCCACTTATTACAGGGACGTTTCTAAATACTAG
- the LOC124196873 gene encoding serine-aspartate repeat-containing protein I-like, which translates to MSYSHVSLVVLIAMAVLALTGTLGSCSIIRSASAGDYYDINQQQLVLSPEIRAKVVQPFAMLQNELTEENLAKELTNEASTYAPTEAPTDAPTDAPTDAPTDAPTDAPTEVLTDAPTDAPTDAPTDAPTEVPTDAPTDAPTDAPTDAPTDAPTEVPTDAPTDAPTDAPTDAPTDAPTDAPTEVPTDAPTDAPTDAPTDAPTDAPTDAPTDAPTDAPTDAPTDAPTDAPTDAPTDEPTDTTTDALTDTTTDPTTDAHTTTTAATVATTTKPATTTTTATTVSTTGTPAVTAASTTNVPTTTTTSVTTAPSSSSTVTISSTSARTTTSAPSSGSSQTFSFLSLSLVSISFLLSCLIQSN; encoded by the exons atgtcttattctcATGTCAGTTTGGTGGTTCTCATAGCCATGGCTGTCTTGGCTTTAACAGGGACTTTGGGTTCTTGTTCAATTATTCGTTCGGCCTCTGCTGGTGATTATTACGACatcaaccagcagcagctcgtccTTTCACCCGAGATTCGTGCCAAG GTCGTTCAGCCCTTTGCTATGCTACAGAATGAGCTCACAGAGGAAAACCTTGcaaaagaactaacaaacgaAGCCTCAACATATGCACCGACGGAAGCCCCGACCGACGCCCCGACCGATGCCCCAACCGATGCCCCAACCGACGCCCCAACCGACGCCCCAACGGAGGTCCTGACCGACGCCCCAACCGACGCCCCGACCGACGCCCCGACCGACGCCCCAACAGAAGTCCCAACCGACGCCCCGACCGACGCCCCAACCGACGCCCCGACCGACGCCCCGACCGACGCCCCAACAGAAGTCCCAACCGACGCCCCGACCGACGCCCCTACCGACGCCCCAACCGACGCCCCGACCGACGCCCCGACCGACGCCCCAACAGAAGTCCCAACCGACGCCCCCACCGACGCCCCGACTGATGCACCAACCGATGCACCAACCGACGCCCCGACTGATGCACCAACCGACGCCCCGACTGATGCACCAACCGATGCACCAACCGACGCCCCAACCGACGCCCCAACCGACGCCCCAACAGATGAACCAACTGACACTACAACGGATGCCCTGACGGATACTACGACGGATCCCACGACGGACGCccatacaacaacaactgcggCAACAGTAGCCACAACCACAAAAccagccacaacaacaacaactgcaacaACAGTATCCACAACCGGAACACCAGCTGTAACAGCAGCTTCAACAACAAACGTtccaaccacaacaacaacttcagTAACAACGGcgccatccagcagcagcacagtcaCTATTAGCTCTACTTCCGCTAGGACAACAACATCCGCACCATCTTCCGGCAGCAGTCAAACCTTTTCCTTTCTGTCCCTGTCGCTCGTTTCAATCAGTTTCCTGCTGAGTTGTTTAATACAGAGCAATTAA
- the LOC124197695 gene encoding ionotropic receptor 93a-like: MTWSASNLHIGRSIHGLDGTDSFRQLNVIQLSRFRDIDPAIGTTLPSINASTASTDAFTLCLETIFISSSSTSNPLNGKHLRTIWRRWSGNPKGLTGPLKGGVILETLSQRWNFTYEMVTVSENVLEPPPNGRGLYNYLWENQCDFLVHEVTLTPRRLKMSDYTLPWAYDQFAFIIPIADESANINAVVKPFQWPVWLGLGISIVCVIAVLTLMLRYLDYQSKLFTIGNKPREDGDISVNPQNSRRDVNVASKEYLYVFGNLLSQGGTCTSKRLPFRTVAGVWTLAAFIFVQAYTSTLFTYVVTPIHQPLINSVYDIADRTDINLLVREAGFINTLLLTANETGLYTKLRDRLNSFDKSVCPVVSECIRLVTPGSRNVYADAKSYLKDVIRTEFKKTGKCNLQLAKEGFLNIAASFALPKNSPYTQTITQGILEMQQIGLIDHWDSWFRPMPPQCTGKPQIENKATGNKLTRLNMKNLTGAFIVLLVGLSLSLLAFLCEIIISNLGKRRRTQLQVESSTVINVTEHQEPTIILLN, translated from the exons ATGACTTGGTCAGCATCAAATCTGCACATAGGAAGAAG CATCCACGGACTGGACGGAACGGATAGCTTTCGCCAGCTCAACGTCATCCAACTATCAAGATTCag aGATATCGATCCCGCAATTGGAACAACATTACCCTCTATAAATGCATCCACAGCTTCGACGGATGCGTTCACTCTGTGCCTAGAGAC CATTTTCATCAGCTCCTCGTCGACATCGAATCCCCTCAATGGCAAACACCTTCGCACTATCTGG AGACGTTGGAGTGGAAATCCCAAAGGATTGACGGGGCCGCTTAAAGGAGGTGTCATTCTCGAAACCCTGTCACAACGCTGGAATTTCAC GTATGAAATGGTCACGGTGAGTGAAAATGTGCTGGAGCCACCACCAAACGGAAGAGGACTTTACAATTACCTGTGGGAAAAC CAATGCGATTTTTTGGTTCACGAAGTGACGCTGACACCTCGGCGCCTTAAGATGTCCGACTATACATTGCCTTGGGCATACGACCAATTTGCATTCATCATTCCCATCGCTGACGAATCAGCAAACATCAACGCCGTCGTCAAACCATTTCAATGGCCG GTTTGGCTGGGACTTGGCATATCGATCGTTTGCGTTATTGCGGTTTTGACTTTAATGCTACGCTACTTGGACTATCAATCCAAATTATTTACGATAGGAAACAAACCACGTGAAGACGGTGACATTTCGGTTAACCCGCAAAATAGTCGCCGTGACGTAAACGTAGCCAGTAAAGAGTATTTGTACGTTTTCGGGAATTTGCTATCACAAG GCGGCACCTGTACATCGAAACGGTTACCATTTCGAACAGTCGCTGGCGTGTGGACCCTGGCCGCTTTCATCTTTGTCCAGGCCTACACGTCGACTCTCTTCACTTATGTCGTGACGCCAATCCATCAGCCGCTAATCAATTCTGTTTACGACATTGCCGACAGAACTGATATCAATTTACTTGTCAGAGAAGCGGGATTCATCAATACGTTACTTTTG ACTGCCAATGAGACGGGTCTGTACACGAAATTACGAGACAGGCTGAATTCCTTCGATAAATCTGTTTGCCCAGTTGTGTCCGAATGCATTCGATTGGTTACACCAGGATCAAGAAACGTTTACGCCGAT GCCAAAAGTTACCTCAAGGACGTAATCAGGACAGAATTCAAAAAGACTGGAAAATGCAACTTGCAACTGGCGAAAGAAGGATTCTTGAATATCGCAGCATCGTTTGCCTTGCCGAAAAACAGCCCCTACACCCAAACTATAACCCAAGG gatATTGGAAATGCAACAAATTGGTCTAATCGACCATTGGGACTCGTGGTTCCGCCCAATGCCTCCTCAATGTACCGGAAAACCgcaaattgaaaacaaagcAACGGGAAACAAACTAACGCGTCTTAACATGAAAAATTTGACTGGCGCATTCATTGTCCTTTTAGTTGGATTAAGTCTTTCCCTGTTGGCTTTTCTTTGTGagataattatttcaaatttaggCAAACGCCGTCGTACGCAGTTGCAAGTAGAATCGAGTACAGTCATCAACGTTACCGAACATCAGGAACCTACAATAATCCTACTAAACTAA
- the LOC124196878 gene encoding chymotrypsin-like elastase family member 2A, protein MVAHRNSAAKLSSVVSSVFVVFLLAHPTQQAPTFECGRSTFTSRIVGGSQTMANEFPWMAHLLIRDIDGQLFHCGGTLISDTHVLTTTRCVVHNQTNKIYDLLKITLGTNVIKFGESSGQVFDWKKIVIPAGIESMEPDIAIVTLSKPVTFTDYVQPACLPFADDTNHVNDSVVLTGWGEYSREYNSSGSVLRKIQTTVLSGGQCQQTARKVPALSANDVICTEQGSGQNCNGDDGGPMNYYNAELKRWFVLGVAGRGDSGDCNSTNKPINVFTRVGSRLDFIRDYSGVVSPITNSNTTTTPEEFTTISYEITTEDGNINETTMETSTETTTNQPVAFTCTGKTDGNYPNPASSCSANFYKCAHGNAYLFPCHSGLVYRAEIGVCDYPFNVAGCRNR, encoded by the exons ATGGTCGCCCACAGAAACTCCGCTGCAAAGTTGTCGAGTGTTGTGTCTTCCGTCTTTGTGGTTTTCCTCTTGGCCCATCCAACACAACAAg CGCCAACATTTGAATGCGGTCGATCAACATTCACGTCGAGGATCGTCGGAGGGAGTCAGACGATGGCCAACGAGTTCCCGTGGATGGCCCATTTGCTTATTCGTGACATTGATGGGCAATTGTTTCATTGCGGCGGGACTCTTATCAGCGACACTCACGTCCTGACAACAACTCGTTGCGTCGTTCACAACCAgactaataaaatttatgatcttttgaaaattaccTTGGGTACTAACGTCATCAAATTTGGTGAGAGTTCCGGCCAAGTTTTCGACTGGAAGAAAATTGtgattccggccggaattgaATCAATGGAGCCCGACATTGCCATCGTCACTCTCTCGAAACCAGTCACTTTTACAG ATTACGTCCAACCGGCTTGTCTTCCGTTTGCGGATGACACCAATCACGTCAATGATTCCGTCGTCCTCACCGGATGGGGTGAGTACTCACGCGAGTACAACTCATCCGGATCCGTTTTGCGTAAAATCCAGACGACAGTTTTATCTGGCGGTCAGTGCCAACAAACGGCAAGAAAAGTCCCGGCGTTATCGGCTAATGACGTCATCTGTACTGAACAAGGATCCGGCCAGAACTGcaac GGCGATGATGGCGGACCGATGAATTATTACAACGCGGAATTGAAGAGGTGGTTCGTCCTCGGAGTAGCCGGAAGAGGTGACTCCGGTGACTGTAACAGTACCAACAAACCCATCAACGTGTTCACTCGAGTGGGAAGTCGACTCGATTTCATTCGTGATTATTCGGGTGTTGTTTCACCAATTACAAATTCCAACACAACGACGACGCCAGAAGAATTCACGACCATTTCCTATGAGATAACAACAGAAGATGGAAATATTAATGAGACGACGATGGAGACAAGTACTGAGACAACAACTAATCAACCGGTAGCCTTCACCTGCACGGGAAAAACGGATGGCAACTACCCGAATCCGGCCTCCAGTTGCTCTGCAAATTTCTATAAATGTGCGCACGGAAACGCTTACCTCTTC CCGTGTCATTCCGGTTTGGTTTACCGTGCAGAAATTGGCGTATGCGATTACCCTTTCAATGTCGCCGGATGCAGAAACCGTTGA